A region from the Mucilaginibacter sp. CSA2-8R genome encodes:
- a CDS encoding RNA polymerase sigma-70 factor: MQQINPHNSATEIDFRQEETLNSIYLGQYAGLHRYAFTFMQDAALAEEMVHHVFLKLLERDTPLVIHTSLKSYLYRSVYHECLNSLKQQKPRQNFNTGTAAEPEHTETPAAKLQYTELETQVHAAIGNLPEQCRTIFQLSRFEELKYHEIATRLGLSIKTVETQMSRALKKLRISLADYLPLLAPALTKLFTLLIHRHDC, encoded by the coding sequence TTGCAGCAAATTAACCCGCACAACAGCGCTACCGAAATTGATTTCAGGCAAGAGGAAACCTTAAATAGCATTTACCTCGGGCAATATGCAGGCTTGCACCGGTATGCTTTTACTTTTATGCAGGACGCTGCCCTGGCCGAAGAAATGGTGCACCATGTATTTTTAAAACTGCTGGAGCGCGATACCCCGCTAGTTATTCACACATCATTAAAAAGCTACCTGTACCGGTCGGTTTACCATGAGTGCTTAAACAGCCTGAAACAGCAAAAACCAAGGCAAAATTTTAACACTGGTACCGCAGCCGAACCTGAGCATACCGAAACGCCCGCGGCCAAATTGCAATATACCGAGCTCGAAACGCAGGTACATGCGGCCATTGGCAATTTGCCCGAGCAGTGCCGCACCATCTTTCAGCTTAGCCGTTTTGAAGAGCTTAAATATCATGAAATAGCAACCCGGTTAGGCCTTTCCATCAAAACGGTGGAAACTCAGATGAGCCGCGCGCTTAAAAAACTCCGGATCAGCCTGGCTGACTACCTGCCTTTGCTGGCACCGGCTTTAACAAAATTATTCACCCTTTTAATACATCGCCATGATTGTTGA
- a CDS encoding DUF2268 domain-containing putative Zn-dependent protease (predicted Zn-dependent protease with a strongly conserved HExxH motif) yields the protein MYKNSILPFLVTTALGIWGGAAFSQQKLSVPRMGTLADSLYKAKQYAPATTYYAAVAQQSDFPAKKVNAYYNMACCLSLQNKQDSALLILNKAITAGYSNKAHLLADTDFDVLHNLPGWTAAVNDVKESKKVINADPARAGFITTDIHHFWEAYDKAIKDTAHFKQIMRKFYFDRASRGMNDYMDLKVGSIDEFVSHIRSAPKFYSAIRKNTLKIDAFKPDFESSYRNFKKIYDDARFPDVYFIIGAFTSGGTVSNAGLLLGVNQSAADSKTPLGELSARMQTRLNPVSGLPAVVAHELIHYQQDGMKQDTTTLSYVIREGMADFMGELISGRNPSAKLVTWATGKEKRIWNKFTADMYQNRYDNWIANSKQSGPDNPPDQGYWIGYQICRAYYNQATDKKQAIYDMLHIRDYQAFLKTSGWEAKVAAM from the coding sequence ATGTATAAAAATAGCATATTACCCTTTTTGGTAACCACCGCTTTAGGCATTTGGGGCGGTGCAGCGTTTAGCCAGCAAAAGCTTAGCGTGCCGCGTATGGGTACACTGGCCGATAGCTTGTATAAGGCTAAACAATATGCGCCGGCTACTACTTATTATGCGGCAGTAGCCCAGCAGAGCGATTTTCCGGCTAAAAAGGTTAACGCTTACTATAACATGGCGTGCTGCTTAAGTCTGCAAAATAAACAAGATTCGGCCCTGCTTATTTTAAACAAGGCTATTACTGCGGGTTACAGCAACAAAGCACATTTGCTGGCAGATACCGATTTTGATGTTTTGCATAACCTGCCGGGTTGGACGGCCGCCGTAAACGACGTTAAGGAAAGCAAAAAGGTAATTAACGCAGATCCGGCCAGGGCTGGTTTTATTACTACAGATATCCATCATTTTTGGGAGGCTTACGATAAAGCCATTAAAGACACCGCGCATTTTAAGCAAATTATGCGTAAGTTTTACTTTGACCGCGCCAGCCGCGGCATGAACGATTACATGGATCTGAAGGTAGGCAGCATCGACGAGTTTGTCAGCCACATCAGGTCGGCCCCTAAGTTTTACAGCGCCATCCGCAAAAACACTTTGAAGATTGATGCTTTTAAACCGGATTTTGAATCGTCTTACCGAAACTTTAAAAAGATTTATGATGATGCCCGCTTTCCGGATGTATACTTCATCATCGGCGCGTTTACCAGCGGCGGAACGGTATCTAACGCCGGTTTGTTGCTGGGCGTTAACCAGTCGGCGGCCGATAGCAAAACGCCATTAGGTGAGCTGAGCGCCCGGATGCAAACGCGCCTTAACCCGGTTAGCGGTTTACCTGCAGTGGTAGCACACGAGCTGATCCATTACCAGCAGGATGGCATGAAACAGGATACCACTACATTGAGTTACGTGATACGCGAGGGCATGGCCGATTTTATGGGCGAACTGATTAGCGGCCGTAATCCCAGCGCTAAACTGGTTACCTGGGCCACCGGCAAAGAAAAACGAATTTGGAACAAGTTTACTGCCGATATGTACCAAAACCGCTATGACAACTGGATAGCCAACTCTAAACAATCCGGCCCCGATAACCCACCCGACCAGGGGTACTGGATAGGCTACCAAATTTGCCGTGCCTACTACAACCAGGCAACAGATAAAAAGCAGGCCATTTATGATATGCTGCACATCCGCGATTACCAGGCGTTTCTAAAAACCAGTGGCTGGGAGGCTAAAGTGGCCGCGATGTAG
- a CDS encoding START domain-containing protein has translation MKILNSIIKLLVVLIVITAATGFETLYGQTDWKLEKDQDDIQVYSKILKDSKFKSLKVTCKLQCTPVELTSVIMDVENSCKWVYHTQNCKLLKKLSPAELYYYAEVSVPWPVSNRDYVVHITSTKPDDQTTIINSNCVAGWIPLSDKKVRIVNSSGMWRIEKQKNDLVNVTYTTEIDPGGSVPTWLINLFAAQGPLESFKKLKLEVRNLHNSHL, from the coding sequence TTGAAAATATTAAATTCAATTATCAAATTACTCGTTGTTCTAATCGTTATAACGGCAGCTACGGGTTTTGAAACGCTTTACGGGCAAACGGACTGGAAACTTGAAAAGGATCAGGACGATATTCAGGTTTATTCAAAAATATTGAAAGACAGCAAGTTTAAATCTTTAAAGGTAACCTGTAAACTTCAGTGCACGCCTGTAGAACTGACCTCAGTTATAATGGATGTAGAAAATAGCTGCAAATGGGTGTACCATACCCAAAACTGCAAATTACTTAAAAAACTAAGTCCTGCTGAGCTATACTACTATGCCGAGGTTTCGGTTCCGTGGCCTGTTAGCAACAGAGACTATGTAGTTCATATAACCTCCACTAAGCCTGATGATCAAACCACCATTATAAACTCTAACTGTGTTGCGGGCTGGATTCCGTTAAGCGATAAAAAGGTGCGGATTGTAAATTCATCCGGCATGTGGCGAATTGAAAAACAAAAAAACGACCTGGTCAACGTTACCTATACTACAGAAATAGATCCGGGTGGATCTGTCCCTACCTGGTTAATTAACCTATTTGCAGCGCAGGGACCATTGGAGTCGTTCAAAAAATTAAAGTTGGAGGTCAGAAATCTGCATAACAGTCACTTATAG
- a CDS encoding ATP-binding protein, producing the protein MLQILAQAREGTVVFTSRQLHIGFINEAMLRLWHKDDSIKNKPLAEAAPEFAEFLPILDRVWQNAEVYTATDTLTNINNNGVLTPTYFDFEYRPVLDDNGQTYAIINTASDVTERVKAWQQVHIKEEQAEALNEELTSANEELLSINEEYQATNEELTETQQHLQYLYDQLAQSETLFRNIFEQSPLGLAWFTGSDMVIAQVNAPILKIWGRTARELLGKPHRQARPEMEGQDIFEQLEKVYQTGQVINNNEIRVKVKDGNGLREAYLNSVYTPVKDGDGNITGVLVILNEVTEKLLERRRREMVEEQFRLTVQSADMGSWYVDTLSRKLTATERVKELFGFYADDEMTLDESIAQIREDYRDNVVEIFNAAMISGDKYDVEFPIMGYRDSKLRWVRAFGKLYPAEMGDAPQFSGLLMEITESKEDEARKNDFVAMVSHELKTPLTSAKAFVQMLAQKALKNGDAFTEGSLHKVDRQIEKMQTLIKGFLDLARMESGKINLDRQHFIMADLVQECVEENRLFSQKHQILIRPCGPVQVYADRDKIGQVINNFLSNAVKYSPNGKQITVSCFTTDASQVQVNVIDEGLGISPQDTARLFDRFYRVESKNTKTISGFGIGLYLCAEIVRRHGGEVGVDSEIGVGSTFYFRLPLA; encoded by the coding sequence ATGCTTCAAATACTTGCGCAAGCGCGGGAGGGTACGGTGGTATTTACCAGCAGGCAACTGCACATCGGCTTTATTAATGAGGCCATGCTGCGCCTCTGGCACAAAGACGACAGCATTAAGAATAAACCCCTGGCGGAGGCAGCTCCCGAGTTTGCAGAATTTTTACCGATACTGGACCGGGTATGGCAAAATGCCGAAGTATATACCGCAACCGATACACTCACCAACATCAACAATAATGGTGTATTAACACCTACCTACTTTGATTTTGAGTACCGGCCCGTGCTTGATGACAATGGCCAGACTTATGCTATTATTAACACGGCATCAGATGTTACCGAGAGGGTAAAAGCCTGGCAGCAGGTACACATCAAAGAAGAGCAGGCTGAAGCGCTTAATGAGGAGTTGACTTCGGCCAATGAGGAACTACTCTCCATAAACGAAGAGTACCAGGCCACCAATGAGGAGTTAACCGAAACCCAGCAGCATTTACAATACCTGTACGACCAGCTGGCCCAGAGTGAAACGCTGTTTCGTAATATCTTTGAGCAATCGCCGCTGGGCCTGGCCTGGTTTACCGGCAGCGATATGGTTATTGCACAGGTAAACGCCCCAATTCTTAAAATATGGGGCCGCACCGCCCGCGAGTTGCTGGGCAAGCCGCACCGCCAGGCCCGCCCCGAAATGGAAGGCCAGGACATTTTTGAGCAGCTGGAAAAAGTTTACCAGACCGGACAGGTCATCAACAATAACGAAATTAGAGTTAAAGTGAAGGATGGCAACGGTTTGCGCGAGGCTTATCTCAACTCTGTTTACACACCGGTAAAAGATGGCGACGGTAATATTACCGGCGTATTGGTGATACTGAACGAAGTAACCGAAAAACTGCTGGAACGCCGCCGGCGCGAAATGGTTGAGGAGCAGTTCAGGCTTACGGTACAATCGGCCGATATGGGTTCATGGTATGTAGATACCCTTAGCCGTAAGCTGACAGCTACCGAGCGGGTTAAAGAGCTGTTTGGCTTTTATGCTGACGACGAAATGACGCTTGATGAAAGCATCGCTCAAATCAGGGAAGATTATCGTGATAATGTTGTAGAAATATTTAATGCCGCTATGATAAGCGGCGATAAATACGATGTGGAGTTTCCAATTATGGGTTACCGCGATAGCAAACTGCGCTGGGTACGGGCCTTTGGCAAACTTTACCCGGCCGAAATGGGCGATGCACCGCAGTTTTCGGGCTTGCTGATGGAGATTACCGAAAGTAAGGAAGACGAGGCTCGCAAAAATGATTTTGTGGCCATGGTAAGCCACGAGCTTAAAACGCCGCTCACCTCGGCCAAGGCCTTTGTGCAGATGCTGGCCCAAAAGGCGCTTAAAAACGGTGATGCTTTTACCGAAGGCAGTTTGCATAAGGTAGACCGGCAAATCGAAAAAATGCAGACCCTCATCAAAGGCTTTTTAGATCTTGCCCGTATGGAATCCGGTAAAATTAATCTCGACCGGCAGCACTTCATCATGGCCGACCTGGTGCAGGAGTGTGTGGAAGAGAATCGTCTGTTTTCGCAAAAACACCAGATTTTGATACGGCCATGCGGGCCGGTACAGGTGTATGCCGACCGTGATAAGATTGGGCAGGTGATTAACAATTTTTTAAGTAACGCTGTAAAATACTCGCCCAACGGCAAGCAAATTACCGTAAGCTGTTTTACAACCGATGCCAGCCAGGTGCAAGTAAACGTAATCGACGAAGGTTTGGGCATCAGCCCGCAAGATACAGCCCGCCTGTTCGACCGTTTTTACCGGGTAGAAAGCAAAAACACTAAAACTATTTCGGGCTTTGGCATAGGGCTATACCTTTGTGCCGAAATTGTGCGCCGCCATGGCGGCGAGGTAGGGGTGGATAGCGAAATAGGAGTGGGATCTACCTTTTATTTTAGATTACCGTTAGCCTAA
- a CDS encoding AraC family transcriptional regulator, giving the protein MKIAVTDTGSGIAYAFAKAIGAHVKGRFIYIPESKGAGYLTGFAWGRELRMMIRNYHLHQDITVERTNEFAEVQEDIIFMLSGVLPSPADPVGKLVPEQANLLICRHAASAVMAMPSHTAFGSITIAVSMPYLQQLFGHIQHPVVKAVLQAGENFVIESGISTAIINSAGDMLQNHLPEALENTYHKLKCQELLHHIFSLIMQRDYVPAGNMHIADIKAIYAVKADLQANPGIPPQIATLALRAHMSEPKLRKLFKQTFGRGVFEYYQWARMQQAAQLLRSGRLTVAAVGYQLGFTNLSHFARVFEQHWGIKPKRYAVTVNSISGNVNSLQ; this is encoded by the coding sequence ATGAAAATTGCAGTTACAGATACGGGTAGCGGCATAGCGTACGCTTTTGCCAAAGCCATTGGCGCTCACGTAAAAGGCCGGTTTATCTATATTCCCGAAAGCAAAGGCGCCGGTTACCTCACCGGTTTTGCCTGGGGGCGCGAACTGAGGATGATGATTCGCAACTATCATTTGCACCAGGATATTACTGTAGAGCGCACCAACGAGTTTGCCGAGGTGCAGGAGGATATCATTTTTATGCTCAGCGGCGTTTTACCATCGCCTGCTGATCCGGTCGGCAAACTGGTGCCCGAGCAAGCCAACCTGCTCATTTGCCGCCATGCGGCATCAGCTGTTATGGCTATGCCTTCGCATACCGCTTTTGGCAGCATAACCATTGCGGTATCCATGCCATATCTGCAACAGTTGTTTGGGCATATCCAACACCCGGTTGTAAAGGCGGTGCTGCAGGCCGGCGAAAATTTTGTGATCGAGAGCGGCATATCAACTGCAATAATTAACAGTGCCGGTGACATGCTGCAAAACCATCTGCCCGAAGCACTTGAAAATACCTATCACAAACTCAAATGCCAGGAACTGCTGCATCACATTTTTAGCTTAATAATGCAGCGCGACTACGTACCTGCAGGCAACATGCATATAGCGGATATAAAAGCCATTTATGCAGTTAAGGCAGATTTGCAAGCCAACCCCGGTATACCGCCCCAGATTGCCACCCTGGCACTCAGGGCACACATGAGCGAACCTAAATTGCGCAAACTGTTTAAGCAAACTTTTGGCAGGGGTGTGTTTGAGTATTACCAATGGGCGCGTATGCAGCAAGCGGCACAATTGCTGCGCAGCGGGCGTTTAACCGTAGCCGCGGTTGGCTACCAGTTAGGGTTTACCAACCTGAGCCACTTTGCCAGGGTTTTTGAGCAGCACTGGGGCATAAAACCTAAGCGTTATGCAGTAACCGTTAACAGCATTTCGGGCAATGTTAACTCCCTGCAGTAA
- a CDS encoding NAD(P)/FAD-dependent oxidoreductase, with amino-acid sequence MITNNLLTGKQVAIIGGGPGGLTLARLLQQQGVSVKVYERDADPSYRQQGSTLDLHYESGLKAIRLAGLMDQFKQSYRPGAERITLVDNNAVIRYTERDQPPGTDLESPDARPEIDRGPLRDLLIASLQADTIVWGAQFTGLTTNGQGWTLHFKNGTDTYADLVVAADGANTKVRPYVTPITRIYSGITIVEGNIYNAAVNAPQLWQLTNGGKIFAHWAGKTLVLSAKAEGSLSFYTITREPESWAQSPGINFNHKDEVFAWFKTRFADWSAIWHEIFETDDSYFVHRPQYYFPLNQAWQSQTNITLLGDAAHQTPPSGDGVNQAMLDAVELCDALCLQSHHSLQQAIAAYEHSMLTRTAAVNQDALHMVDAMLSDDNLQFMLDFFCPPPTEGGAFD; translated from the coding sequence ATGATTACAAATAATTTGCTGACAGGTAAACAAGTGGCCATCATAGGCGGCGGTCCGGGTGGCTTGACCCTGGCCCGGCTATTACAGCAACAAGGCGTTAGCGTAAAGGTATATGAGCGCGATGCCGACCCATCTTACCGCCAGCAGGGATCCACGTTAGATCTGCATTACGAGTCGGGGTTAAAAGCCATACGGTTAGCCGGACTAATGGACCAGTTTAAGCAAAGCTACCGTCCAGGTGCCGAACGGATAACCTTGGTTGACAACAACGCCGTAATCAGATATACCGAACGTGACCAGCCACCCGGTACGGACCTTGAAAGCCCTGATGCACGACCGGAAATTGACCGCGGCCCGCTACGCGACCTGCTCATTGCATCGCTACAGGCAGACACCATTGTGTGGGGTGCGCAGTTTACCGGCCTAACCACCAATGGCCAAGGCTGGACCTTGCATTTTAAAAACGGCACCGATACTTATGCTGATCTGGTGGTGGCGGCCGATGGGGCCAACACCAAGGTACGCCCGTATGTAACCCCTATAACGCGCATTTACTCGGGCATTACTATTGTGGAAGGCAACATTTACAACGCAGCTGTAAATGCCCCACAATTATGGCAGCTTACTAATGGTGGTAAAATATTTGCCCACTGGGCCGGTAAAACTCTGGTGCTGAGTGCCAAAGCCGAAGGCTCGCTATCATTTTACACCATCACCCGCGAACCCGAAAGCTGGGCACAATCGCCGGGTATCAACTTTAATCATAAAGACGAAGTGTTTGCCTGGTTTAAAACCCGCTTTGCCGACTGGAGCGCTATCTGGCATGAGATTTTTGAAACCGATGATTCGTACTTTGTGCATCGCCCGCAATATTATTTTCCGCTAAACCAAGCCTGGCAAAGCCAAACCAACATTACTTTACTGGGCGATGCCGCGCACCAAACACCCCCATCCGGCGATGGCGTTAACCAGGCTATGTTAGATGCCGTGGAGTTATGTGATGCGCTGTGTTTGCAGTCACACCACAGCTTGCAACAAGCCATCGCTGCTTACGAGCACAGCATGCTTACGCGTACTGCGGCCGTTAACCAAGACGCGCTGCACATGGTGGATGCCATGCTGTCCGATGATAACTTACAGTTTATGCTCGATTTTTTTTGCCCTCCGCCTACTGAAGGTGGAGCTTTTGATTAG
- a CDS encoding GntR family transcriptional regulator, translating into MNFNDREAIYLQIAAYVSDHISLGKWLPEQKIPSVRDLAVELQVNPNTVMRTYEYLQNQGVVFNKRGLGLFVTADALEKIKVQRKERFMQQELPDFFRSLYLLDISLDEVQQQYQQFINQNFPK; encoded by the coding sequence ATGAATTTTAACGACAGAGAAGCCATATACCTGCAGATAGCAGCGTACGTGAGCGACCATATATCGCTGGGAAAATGGTTGCCCGAGCAAAAAATACCATCAGTGCGCGACTTGGCAGTTGAGCTGCAGGTAAACCCCAACACCGTAATGCGCACCTACGAGTACCTGCAAAATCAGGGCGTTGTATTTAATAAACGCGGCTTAGGGCTATTTGTAACAGCCGATGCCCTTGAAAAAATTAAAGTGCAGCGCAAGGAACGCTTTATGCAGCAAGAACTGCCCGACTTTTTCAGGAGCTTATACCTGCTCGATATTTCGCTCGACGAGGTACAGCAGCAGTATCAACAATTTATCAATCAAAACTTTCCTAAATAA
- a CDS encoding ABC transporter ATP-binding protein: MVSISQLSFGYGKQVLFENLNLNLLPGHIYGLLGKNGAGKSTLLKNIAGLVFPQEGSCTVNGWVAGKRQPAFLQELFFVPEEVYLPAVTTVQFLKATAHFYPRFDTEQFNAMLAEFDVQPNEVLTRLSYGQQKKVMIAFGLATNTSLLIMDEPTNGLDIPSKTQFRKIMASALTDERCFIISTHQVRDLNNLIDTLLVLHNRQIVVAKELDEIADRVSFVTLPAGSTDYLYAEEGMAGLNAMVPNTTGTYSKVDMELLFNAIISNNQELINLLK, translated from the coding sequence ATGGTTAGCATATCACAATTGTCTTTTGGTTACGGCAAGCAAGTGCTTTTCGAAAACCTGAACCTAAACCTACTGCCAGGCCATATTTATGGCTTGCTGGGTAAAAACGGGGCCGGAAAATCAACCCTGTTAAAAAACATTGCCGGTTTGGTATTTCCGCAGGAGGGGAGCTGCACGGTAAACGGTTGGGTAGCCGGCAAGCGGCAGCCTGCCTTTTTGCAGGAATTGTTTTTTGTGCCTGAAGAAGTTTATTTGCCTGCAGTTACAACTGTCCAGTTTTTAAAGGCTACCGCCCATTTTTATCCCAGGTTTGATACCGAACAATTTAACGCCATGCTGGCCGAGTTTGATGTGCAACCCAACGAGGTGCTCACCCGGCTATCTTACGGTCAGCAAAAAAAAGTGATGATAGCATTTGGGCTGGCCACCAACACCTCGCTGCTTATTATGGATGAGCCTACCAACGGACTGGATATTCCGTCTAAAACCCAGTTTCGTAAAATTATGGCCTCAGCCCTTACCGATGAGCGTTGCTTTATTATATCCACCCACCAAGTGCGCGATTTAAATAACTTGATTGATACTTTACTGGTACTGCATAACCGGCAAATTGTGGTAGCTAAAGAGCTGGATGAGATTGCCGACCGAGTGTCGTTTGTTACCCTGCCTGCCGGCAGCACCGATTATTTATATGCCGAAGAGGGCATGGCCGGACTTAACGCTATGGTACCCAATACTACCGGCACTTACAGCAAGGTAGATATGGAGTTGCTTTTTAATGCCATTATCAGCAATAACCAAGAATTGATTAACTTATTAAAATAA
- a CDS encoding MarR family transcriptional regulator, with protein sequence MMDNQRPVFTYTQPEENSGYLLWQVTMQWQLSMNRALGKFGLTLTQFSLMAGLYWLNQKQQAVTQQQLADYANTDKMMTSKVLMVLEKKQLLERVKDPDDSRAKQLKITSKGTDLLRDAYVIVNKVDDDFFKNVVQDKPVFDNLLLRLIK encoded by the coding sequence ATGATGGATAATCAACGTCCGGTATTTACTTATACCCAGCCTGAAGAAAATAGCGGATACCTGCTTTGGCAGGTAACCATGCAATGGCAGTTGAGCATGAACCGCGCCTTAGGCAAATTTGGGCTCACCCTAACGCAGTTTTCTTTAATGGCAGGCTTGTACTGGTTAAATCAAAAACAGCAAGCGGTTACCCAACAGCAACTGGCAGATTATGCTAATACCGACAAAATGATGACCTCGAAAGTGTTGATGGTTTTAGAAAAAAAGCAGCTGTTGGAGCGGGTTAAAGATCCGGACGATAGCCGTGCCAAGCAATTAAAAATTACCAGTAAAGGCACAGATTTGCTGCGGGACGCCTATGTAATAGTTAATAAGGTAGATGATGACTTTTTTAAAAATGTGGTTCAGGACAAACCGGTATTTGATAATTTACTATTGAGGCTGATTAAATAG
- a CDS encoding VOC family protein, whose protein sequence is MSNPTQLSFVSLQVSNLEASGKFYTEILDFKPVPKTPPDAIVFEQKNGAAFAIRKPMIELTKANLLGWGVAVWFSVGNLDSFLTKNREKISIVKDIHPTPFGRILVIADPDGYAITLQETKED, encoded by the coding sequence ATGTCAAATCCAACACAACTCAGCTTTGTTTCGCTTCAGGTTAGTAATCTCGAAGCATCCGGAAAATTTTATACAGAAATTTTAGACTTTAAACCGGTGCCGAAAACGCCACCCGACGCCATTGTTTTTGAGCAAAAGAATGGGGCGGCTTTCGCCATCCGTAAACCGATGATTGAGCTTACCAAAGCTAATTTGCTGGGGTGGGGCGTAGCCGTTTGGTTTAGTGTGGGTAATCTGGACAGCTTTTTAACAAAAAACCGCGAAAAGATATCCATAGTAAAAGATATTCACCCAACACCGTTTGGCAGAATTTTGGTTATTGCAGATCCTGATGGCTACGCTATAACTTTGCAGGAAACCAAAGAAGATTAA
- the htpG gene encoding molecular chaperone HtpG, with translation MQEKGTISIHTENIFPIIKKFLYSDNEIFLRELVSNAVDATQKIKRLSSLGQYNGELGQLQVEVAFDEAAKTITISDNGLGMTADEIKKYINQIAFSGATEFMEKFKEAKDANEIIGRFGLGFYSAFMVADKVEIQTLSYQDGAEPARWICDGSTEFEITEGSRTTRGTDVILHVNKESEEFVNKAKLQEILDKYAKFLPVPIKFGTKTEQEPDGEDEEGKPKYTSVESDNIINETNPIWTKAPSELKDEDYLAFYKELYPFSEDPLFWIHLNVDYPFNLTGVLYFPKVKNDFEFQRNKIKLFSRQVFITDEVKDIVPEFLMLLHGVIDSPDIPLNVSRSFLQADSNVKKINTYITKKVADKLSELFKADRKAYEEKWSDIGLFVKYGYISDDKFQDKAKDFVLLSNTNKENFTLNEYKEKVAPVQTDKDGQLVYLYTNEPLKQDSFIQSATKKGYDVLVMNSPIDNHFVGQLEQKLEKTSLKRVDADVADKLIKKDDAPATVLTADQETQVKNIFEKAITKPGFKVELESLNPDELPVTVTMDEFMRRMKDMAQMGGGMGFYGNLPDNYKVVVNGNHKLVSRILESDDEATQGQLAKQAFDLALLSQGLLTGSELTEFVNRSVNLI, from the coding sequence ATGCAAGAAAAAGGCACGATTTCGATTCACACCGAAAACATTTTTCCGATTATTAAGAAATTCCTTTACTCTGATAACGAGATATTTTTACGCGAGCTGGTTTCGAACGCCGTAGATGCTACTCAAAAAATTAAACGTTTATCATCACTTGGCCAGTACAACGGCGAGTTGGGCCAGTTGCAGGTTGAGGTAGCGTTTGATGAGGCTGCCAAAACCATCACGATATCAGATAATGGTTTGGGTATGACGGCTGATGAAATAAAAAAATACATCAACCAGATTGCTTTCTCGGGTGCTACCGAGTTTATGGAGAAATTTAAAGAGGCTAAAGATGCGAACGAGATCATTGGCCGCTTTGGTTTAGGTTTTTACTCGGCCTTTATGGTGGCCGATAAGGTAGAAATCCAAACCCTGTCTTACCAGGATGGTGCCGAGCCGGCCCGCTGGATTTGCGATGGCAGCACCGAGTTTGAAATTACCGAAGGCAGCCGCACTACCCGCGGTACTGATGTAATTTTACATGTTAATAAAGAGTCGGAAGAGTTTGTAAACAAGGCTAAGCTGCAGGAGATCCTTGATAAATACGCTAAGTTTTTACCGGTACCTATTAAATTTGGCACCAAAACAGAGCAGGAACCTGATGGCGAAGACGAAGAAGGTAAACCTAAATATACCAGCGTTGAAAGTGATAACATCATCAACGAAACCAACCCCATCTGGACCAAGGCCCCTTCTGAATTAAAAGACGAGGATTACCTGGCCTTTTACAAAGAACTTTATCCGTTCTCGGAAGACCCACTGTTCTGGATTCACCTGAATGTAGATTATCCGTTTAACCTGACTGGTGTATTGTACTTCCCTAAGGTTAAAAACGACTTCGAGTTTCAGCGAAATAAAATTAAATTGTTCTCGCGCCAGGTGTTTATTACCGACGAGGTAAAAGATATTGTTCCGGAATTTTTAATGCTGCTGCATGGGGTGATTGACTCACCTGATATTCCGCTGAACGTATCGCGCAGCTTTTTACAGGCCGACAGCAACGTTAAAAAAATCAACACCTATATTACCAAAAAGGTGGCTGATAAACTTAGCGAACTGTTTAAAGCCGACCGCAAGGCTTACGAAGAAAAATGGAGCGACATTGGCCTGTTTGTAAAATATGGCTACATCAGCGATGACAAGTTTCAGGACAAAGCCAAGGACTTTGTGTTGTTAAGCAACACCAACAAAGAAAACTTTACCCTGAACGAGTATAAAGAGAAAGTTGCCCCGGTACAAACCGACAAAGACGGACAACTGGTATACCTGTACACCAACGAGCCTTTAAAACAAGACTCGTTTATCCAGTCGGCCACTAAAAAAGGTTATGATGTGCTGGTGATGAACTCACCTATAGATAACCACTTTGTGGGTCAGTTAGAGCAAAAACTGGAGAAAACATCGTTAAAACGTGTTGACGCCGACGTTGCCGACAAACTGATTAAGAAAGACGACGCCCCAGCCACCGTATTAACCGCCGACCAGGAAACCCAGGTGAAAAACATTTTTGAAAAAGCCATCACCAAACCGGGCTTTAAGGTAGAGCTGGAAAGCTTAAACCCTGACGAGTTACCGGTAACTGTAACCATGGATGAGTTTATGCGCCGCATGAAAGACATGGCCCAAATGGGTGGCGGCATGGGCTTTTACGGTAACCTGCCCGACAACTATAAAGTAGTAGTAAACGGCAACCACAAATTGGTGAGCCGCATTTTAGAAAGCGATGACGAAGCTACACAAGGTCAGTTAGCTAAACAAGCTTTTGATTTAGCACTACTTTCGCAAGGCTTGCTTACCGGCAGCGAACTTACCGAGTTTGTTAACCGCAGCGTAAACCTGATATAA